Proteins co-encoded in one Pseudochaenichthys georgianus chromosome 22, fPseGeo1.2, whole genome shotgun sequence genomic window:
- the LOC117468156 gene encoding CD109 antigen-like, producing MDAIWTLVVCVGVVFFPVPGSTQESPRTLFLISVPEVLHAGTPTPLALTVFADFPVRVMAEVKHGKTVFTQTKAFQGGLTRVLTLPPILEYTPNSLLNLTVRGYREDNLIFANTTTLTFSPRNVSTVIQTDRSCYQPGDTVKVRVVSVQLNNRPYKGRVEISIQDPSKNAVYWSESTGNLGIVLREFSLSPTSPHGHWTITAAVNGLIDEKAFIVKHYERPHFEMLFKTPSQVLIGDDISGSVRALYPSGQPVRGTLTISVTVASDVHNAASTLYGSTRFVFSKDQLQGISGRVRVEAFVTDILTGFKVNKTVEVDFMTNTFQLTFHDFPSTLKPSLHFSTKLQISRYDRNTLSSQDLKPSVIIEVTQSTNTRNSVPTTLTLPVPQDGNIHIQFELHDQVDMLFIQAKFQSSEDTLTVYNNQPSPSGSYIQISPVSTSPAQIGLPLQLEVKSTFQPTALHFVVSSRGQVVAAGTKNSSSFSLTPTLSWSPEACVTVYCVLSDGEVTSDTAHIPVNKNNYVSVSWNLNKAQPGEQVWLTVNALQPGSQVGIVVIGEHDDGPQDDLDFNMEKDCNIKMLTNARLYKKKQPDGPDYGIIKLHRDAQIVEKFWSRWMDATESLLWFDTSISDQPMKSEKITVPDGVTSLRAAALVMSDNLGLGFTPLPQKLTVSKDFSLSLDVPSYLIRGEEIVLEVNIINHLEHDIEVILLLLTSEVYKFVLEYKGDVSGVNAQKLTLRSHVSASALFPIRPVALGEIEISVDAVSAEASDSLVWIVNVKPEGVKQSLSETLFLEVEPLKLNSSTSISFSFPPDVVPGSQRAHVALVGDILGFSIRNLDSLLQMPLDSGEQNLIHFAPNIYVLQYLNKSGTTPDEEEIRGRALGHMLEVYQKQLSYQREDGSFSPFGSSDTSGSIWLTAFVLKCFLQAKPFMQIEQSVLTRAVTWLLEHQGPQGEFREVGKLIHTEMQEALDSGQVGLTAFVLMALLEDESYADPGNLSLAQSYLENKVASGGVSNYSLCLTAYALALANSPEAGPALEELTSRADYKDGVMLWTSSASLESHDLEPSSAQIEMASYVLLALYKRGSFVEAIQLLIWLTKQRNHIGGYRTTQDTVIALQALACYSAFSGANAIDLRLNITAPESQFASLFSINSSTYLAYQRREMNTDTDINLNIYMEGRGFAIFQMNIFYNLESKAFSQILQLAKEEEAFTLDVDVSEEKYHNHVMLSICTRLKNNAGVSHTGMVILDVGMLSGFSLSPGAAAPIELIRKMDILPEKVSLYLDSLNKSEVCIILPLIRKYKVARVQDAMVKVYDYSEPTRTASRTYNSDALHNMNACFFCGENCDRCRPGITITSPLLSSSNSRNDYSIPCLFLGVTAFFIRV from the exons ATGGATGCCATCTGGactctggttgtgtgtgtgggagttGTGTTTTTTCCTGTTCCTGGTTCAACTCAGGAATCACCCAG GACATTGTTTCTGATCTCGGTTCCAGAGGTGTTGCATGCTGGGACCCCAACACCGCTGGCTCTCACCGTCTTTGCTGACTTCCCTGTCAGGGTGATGGCTGAGGTGAAACATGGCAAAACAGTATTCACCCAAACAAAGGCCTTCCAAGGAG GTTTGACCAGAGTCCTTACACTCCCTCCT ATTCTTGAATATACCCCAAATTCCCTCTTAAACTTGACGGTGAGGGGATACAGAGAGGACAATCTCATTTTTGCCAACACCACCACCCTCACATTCAGCCCGAGGAATGTCTCCACCGTTATTCAAACCGACAGATCATGCTACCAACCAGGCGACACCGTCAAAGTCAGAGTTGTGTCTGTACAGTTGAATAACCGTCCGTATAAAGGCAGAGTGGAAATCTCGATACAG GATCCCAGTAAGAATGCTGTCTACTGGTCGGAGTCCACAGGGAATCTGGGGATTGTGTTGCGGGAATTCAGTTTATCCCCAACGTCTCCTCATGGACATTGGACAATCACAGCTGCAGTGAAT GGCTTGATTGATGAGAAAGCATTCATTGTGAAGCATTATG AGCGCCCTCACTTTGAAATGCTCTTCAAGACACCTTCACAGGTCCTCATTGGAGATGACATCTCAGGATCAGTGAGAGCACT TTACCCCAGTGGACAGCCTGTACGGGGAACACTGACTATCTCAGTCACTGTGGCGTCTGATGTGCACAATGCAGCATCTACA CTTTATGGGTCAACACGGTTTGTCTTTAGCAAAGATCAGCTTCAAGGCATTAGCGGTCGTGTCCGAGTTGAGGCCTTTGTTACTGACATCCTTACAg GATTTAAAGTGAACAAAACAGTTGAAGTCGACTTCATGACGAATACGTTCCAGTTAACATTCCATGACTTTCCATCTACACTAAAGCCATCTCTACACTTCTCTACAAAA CTACAGATCTCCAGATATGACAGAAATACGCTCAGCTCACAGGATCTAAAGCCCTCCGTTATTATTGAAGTCACTCAGAGCACAAACACGAGGAACTCTGTACCTACAACTCTGACTCTGCCAGTCCCTCAGGATGGGAACATCCACATTCAGTTTGAATTACATGATCAAGTAGACATGCTTTTTATTCAG GCAAAATTCCAATCCAGTGAGGATACTCTGACTGTCTACAACAACCAGCCCTCTCCTAGTGGCTCATATATTCAGATCTCGCCGGTCAGCACCTCGCCTGCACAG ATTGGATTGCCTCTTCAGCTCGAAGTGAAGAGCACCTTCCAACCAACTGCGCTCCACTTTGTG GTGAGCTCTAGAGGTCAGGTGGTGGCCGCTGGGACAAAGAATTCCTCCTCTTTTTCTCTGACCCCGACATTGTCCTGGTCTCCCGAGGCCTGCGTCACTGTCTACTGCGTCCTGTCTGATGGAGAGGTCACCAGCGACACAGCGCACATACCCGTCAACAAAAACAACTAT GTCTCTGTTAGCTGGAACCTCAATAAAGCCCAGCCAGGAGAGCAGGTATGGCTCACGGTGAATGCTCTTCAACCGGGATCCCAGGTAGGAATCGTTGTGATAGGGGAGCATGACGACGGTCCGCAGGATGACCTGGACTTCAACATGGAGAAG GATTGTAATATTAAGATGCTAACCAATGCCAGACTTTATAAGAAAAAGCAGCCTGATGGACCGGATTATGGTATAATCAAATTACACA GAGATGCCCAAATAGTAGAGAAGTTTTGGAGCCGCTGGATGGATGCCACTGAATCCCTGCTTTGGTTTGACACTAGCATCAG TGATCAACCAATGAAAAGTGAGAAAATAACTGTGCCAGATGGTGTCACGTCTTTGCGAGCTGCTGCTCTGGTGATGTCAGACAACCTGGGTTTGGGCTTCACTCCTCTGCCACAAAAG TTAACCGTGTCCAAAGATTTCTCCTTGTCTCTAGACGTCCCATCATACCTCATCAGGGGAGAGGAAATTGTGCTGGAGGTGAACATCATCAACCACTTAGAGCATGACATAGAG GTCATTCTGCTGCTCCTAACCAGTGAAGTCTACAAGTTTGTTTTGGAATACAAAGGGGATGTGTCGGGGGTAAATGCCCAGAAACTCACCTTACGGAGTCATGTGTCTGCTTCAGCGCTGTTCCCTATAAGGCCCGTGGCTCTAGGCGAGATAGAAATATCTGTGGACGCCGTATCTGCTGAGGCTTCAGACAGCCTTGTTTGGATAGTGAATGTGAAG CCTGAGGGAGTTAAACAGTCCCTCTCAGAGACTCTGTTCCTGGAGGTGGAACCGTTGAAGTTAAACAGCTCGACATCCATCTCCTTCTCCTTTCCACCAGATGTGGTACCGGGCAGCCAGAGGGCCCACGTGGCATTGGTTG GAGATATCTTGGGCTTTTCTATCAGGAACTTGGACTCTCTGCTTCAGATGCCTCTTGATAGTGGGGAGCAGAACCTGATCCACTTTGCTCCAAATATCTATGTTCTCCAGTACCTGAACAAATCAGGAACAACCCCGGACGAGGAAGAGATAAGGGGCAGGGCTCTGGGACACATGTTGGAAG TATATCAGAAACAACTGTCCTACCAACGAGAGGATGGTTCATTCAGTCCTTTCGGATCCAGCGACACCTCCGGTAGCATATG GTTGACGGCCTTCGTGCTGAAGTGCTTCCTCCAGGCTAAGCCCTTCATGCAGATAGAACAGAGTGTCCTGACCAGGGCCGTGACTTGGCTCTTGGAACACCAGGGGCCCCAGGGAGAGTTCAGAGAGGTGGGCAAGTTAATCCACACTGAGATGCAGGAAGCACTGGATAGTGGTCAGGTGGGACTCACTGCCTTTGTCCTGATGGCACTGCTGGAGGACGAGAGCTACGCG GACCCTGGGAATCTGTCCTTGGCCCAGAGCTACCTGGAGAACAAAGTGGCCAGCGGGGGGGTCAGTAATTACAGCCTGTGTCTGACAGCCTATGCTTTAGCTCTGGCCAATAGTCCTGAAGCCGGCCCTGCCCTGGAGGAGCTCACCAGTAGAGCTGACTATAAAG ATGGAGTCATGCTATGGACCTCCTCAGCAAGCctggagtcacatgacttggagcCGAGCTCAGCACAGATCGAGATGGCTTCTTATGTGCTGCTGGCTCTTTATAAGCGCGGCAGCTTCGTGGAGGCCATTCAACTCTTGATATGGTTAACTAAGCAGAGAAACCACATAGGAGGCTACAGGACAACACAG GACACAGTAATTGCCCTCCAGGCTCTGGCGTGTTACTCTGCCTTCAGTGGAGCCAACGCCATCGATCTCAGGCTCAACATAACCGCCCCAGAGTCTCAGTTTGCGTCACTATTCAGCATCAACTCCTCCACCTATCTGGCCTATCAGAGGCGAGAG ATGAATACTGATACAGATATAAACCTAAATATATACATGGAAGGAAGAGGATTTGCAATATTTCAG atgaacatattttacaacCTGGAGagcaaagctttttcacagatccTCCAGCTTGCCAAAGAGGAGGAGGCTTTCACATTAGATGTTGATGTTTCTGAGGAAAAATACCACAATCATGTGATGTTATCCATATGTACGAG ATTAAAGAACAATGCGGGGGTATCTCATACTGGCATGGTGATTTTGGACGTGGGCATGCTCAGTGGTTTCAGTCTCTCTCCTGGAGCTGCTGCCCCAATAGAGCTCATCAGAAAGATGGACATCCTACCCGAGAAAGTCAGCCTCTATCTAGATTCA CTTAACAAGTCAGAGGTTTGCATCATACTTCCACTCATCAGAAAATACAAAGTGGCCCGCGTGCAGGATGCTATGGTGAAGGTTTACGACTACTCTGAACCAA CGAGAACAGCATCACGAACATACAACTCAGATGCTCTGCACAACATGAACGCCTGCTTCTTCTGTGGAGAAAACTGTGATCGCTGTAGGCCGGGAATCACCATCACCTCCCCGCTGTTATCCAGCTCCAACAGCAGGAACGACTACAGCATTCCTTGCCTTTTCCTTGGTGTCACCGCTTTTTTTATTAGAGTCTAA